The genomic region CCACTCGTTGAATTCAATTTTTGAGAATTTAATTGCTGAACAGCAGTTGAAGGGTCCGGAAAACTTTGAAGTGGAGACCAGTTCCGTGGCACAGACTAAAGATTTCAGTCCCATATGGATATCATTTGTAACAGACATGCTGCCACCAGGAGAAGGTAAACCAAACGAGGTACCCCAGCAGATCAATTCTCCGGATCAGCAGTTAAATTCACTTGCTGAGAATTTAACTGCCGATCTGCGGTCCAACTCTCAAAGAGACGTTGAAGTGGGATTACGGTGTTTGCAACCAAACCGAAGCCACCTGGATCACGAAGAAAGACCATCTGATCAAGCTTCAAATGGACGAAAACAGAGGGGTCGTAAACCAAGGGTAACACCAGTGGACATAGCAAAGATCCAACTTGATCAAGCTGGAGCATCAGCTGAAGCTTGCAATGGACAGAAACGAATTCGCACCGAGGagcaagaaaatgaaagaaaaaggaaaaaaaatgaaagtgaTAGAAAGTATCGGGCAGACGTTAGGGTAAAAGAAATCCCTATATTCATTTCCCATTGCCAAATATGAATCAGGAATTTcactaatttttttgttttctgttttGCAAATGAAGAATGAGTTAAAGGAGCTGAGGAAAATCAAGCCAGTGTACGACACACTTATGACTATAGCGTCCAGTTTTGGTGGGATTGATCAATTGGAGTCACTGATTAATGGCATGAACTCTGACATACATAAACTCCAAGAGAAAGAGGTAGAATACGATATGTTCCAGCAAGGAATTGAAATTCCCGATCGAGTTCCATCGATGAGGGCAAATGAAGTCCAAGTATGCGGAATTGAGGAAATGAAGTCCTTGTCAGATAAATTCAAGGTATTTAAGGCGCTGTAATTTTCCCTAGTTACTATATATCACAGCAGTTTAATTAGTTGCTTTAAACTCGTTAGTTTAACTGATCTCAAGATGTACGATTTGTCTGACAAGGAAATGGAGGCCGAATGCCATAGACTGCAACTACTGAAATCCAAGTACGGAGAAATTGAGGACATCGAATCCATGTTGGATAAATTCAAGAACATGGAGGCCGAGTCACAGAGGTTGGAGCACATAAAGATGTTGTTCGGCGGAATTGATGAAATTGAGCTCGAAATAGGTAGGCTTCAGAATATGGAGTTGCAGCTTGAAAGACATAAGCAAATGGTGAACCAAAAGGAACTGGACTCCTTTCAGGCATCTCCTGGTAGTCTCCAGGTGTATCTCTCTTGCCCTTTatctttcattttattttttttcggTTTGATCTGGTGAAAGAtggtgtatatatatatatgtacattcGAGCCTGGCACATAAAGATTTCTCAACAATTTAAGTCTTTTTGTCTCGGAACATGTGATTTACTTATTTGCTGCTTTTGATATGTTGCAGCAACTGGAGTTTGACCATTGCTACAGACAACTGCAAAAGGAGGCTGATTTGGATCGATTCGAGCAACTGAAGTCTAAGTTTGGTGGAACTGAGGAATTGGAGTTCAAGTTGGATAAATTCCATTGGATGGAGGCCGAGTTACATAAATTGGAGCAAATAAAGTCTGAGTTTGGAGGAGTTGACGAAATGGAAGCCGAAATATATAGGCTTAAGGAAATAGAATCGCAGCACGACAAACAAAAGGAACTGCAGTTTTTTCCGGAATCTCCTGGTAGTCTCCAGGTATGTCTATGTCTATCATTGTATAGGTGAACAGATAACATACTCCACTCCTTCCGTGATAGGTATAAAGACAACAGATGACATTGGTATGCTGTCTCAAATTTTAGAGACAATGGGCACAGTTAACTCTAATTCTATAATTTACTTTGCAGGAGGAGCTTGGAGCGCAGTCATTGGACTTGAATGGCAGCTCTGACGCGGTATGGTTATTGCGTTTAATCGCACCCCTTAATTCGTTTGTTGAGTGAGGTTCAGTTCAGTATGTTGAGCTAATATATTTCTCCAACTTATATTGATTGTTTCAGGTGTCAGCTGATGGAATCAGCCTAATGTCCCCTGCCGCTGTGAGGGGGACAAATACAATGCATGACATGCAGTATTCTGATGTGCTTGTGACTAAATTCATGGCGAAGCTTCATGATGACAGCGTTGTGGGAAACGTGGACCGCTCCAGCTTTAAAGATTTAGATGGAGAGCCCAAAAAAGTTGGCCAGTATTGTCTCCCACCGTCTCTGGTCTCGACTGCTGAGGATATCATCAAGGCCTATGGTGATATTACGAAAAAATGCAAATTCAGCCCTAGAATTATTGAAgatatttatgttttgttttgtgcTGCAATCAAAGAGATGGGTGATCTGTCGCTTGAACAAGTTACAGAAGAAGTTATGTTGAAGTGGAGAGACGCAATCACGGATGCTGACCGCAGTGCATGTGATGTGGAATTTGCTATGAAACATTTGGAGAAGATTGCTTATGGTTACTTTGGTCTCAAAGCATACAATGACCGCAATAGCTTGAAACAGAGGATGACAATTCTAAAGGCCGAAGAGGAAGTCTTGAGAAAGGAGCTTGAAAAGAAAGCAAATGAGATGAAGGCCGTTAAAGCCAAAGAAGGAGACTTAACATCTGAGCGATGCAAGGTTTGTCAGGAATTCGCGGATCAATTTTTGGACAAAACCATCAGTGTCTTTTGATTAATTGGatctatgtttttttttttcttttgagtaATCTTGGGTCAGAGATCAGTACTTTGTAGTGGAAGTTGAGTCATTCAGTTGTAGGTGGAAAGTAGAGTAGTTGATAGCAAGTAGAGACTAGAGACTAAGGCGTTTAGTCTTTTAGAGAAATCTTcagttttctttatttttgtttagtttttaatttattactgTTTTTGGTTTACtgaggaaaagagaaagaaattgggGCTCTGGTTTCTTAACTACTTTAGATGCTTGCTAAGTGAACATAGTGCTGTTATATCtgaaaaaattgatgaaaacaaatagaattggtgtttatatatgtaaagcATAACAGTTTGGTTTTTCAGATGTCCCAGGTTTCCTGTTTTTTGTTGATAGTTTGAACTATCCACTCATTGATGATTGCAGGTCCAGAGTAGCTGACAGAGCTGCAGCTGCTCTGACCACCTAAAGAGACAGCCTTTGGATATTCTCTTGCAACATTTTCTGCTGTTCCTAACTCTCTCTGCAAGACTCTTTTGCAGTTATTAATGGGATTTCATGTCCTCAATAGCTTACTTCATGAATTTAACATTTCTTTCTCACTTATAAATTTTCTACCTTGGAATTCGCCTAACTTTATACCACTAATTTTGACTGACAAAGTATTTTGAGACAGTAATATTATTGTCTGATAACTTATTTCATCACTTCATGCTAATCTCAACTCCAAAATTGAAGAttacaataataaataaacttATTTATCAAGTTAATATATTTCTCTGTGACATTGTCTCCCTCGCTCACAACATGACAAGCATAAATcaataagaaaacaaaaaccagaCAAGAAGACATGAAACCCTTGCGCTTGCCAACGAGGGATAGCCTTCATATTTTCTAGCTTTCTGTCCGGAGGCTACTGTTGCAGAGGTTAGAGGGATACCTTTCTCTTGTTGCTATATAATTTGTAAATACCACATTTCCTCACAAAAAGAATAGATTTCTACCATtgaattttgcttttgttGTTTGTGCTTGATAAATTAGTtcaatttgtaaaataattaagttttgttatttgaattatcgactgtaattttattaatagacatcatgaataaattttattgaaaagatATTTTGATATCGTAAAATTCGTTAAATTATTTCATCAATTCATTTCTATCTTAAACTACAAACTGAAGATAACAACCATAAATTAGCGACCCACTGTGAATTGAActgttgaaaataaatgatGCAAAATTAGTACTGcccatttaaaattaaaaatcacaaCAATTTGAAGAACTCTGAAGTTTCGAATTTTGGACTACGAAGAAGCTTCAGATAACCCATTATGTGTAAGATCATTTCACCTTGGGCCAGCCCATTTAGTATGGCTCTTTGACACCCATAGGAGCCCAATGTCTTCTGCATGGATGTCATCTCCAGGAACCCAATTCTACACCTGACTCGGTTCAGTTATGAAGGACGTTCAAAActcaattactccattttgaCTGTGAATGGGAGTTCTAAAAATGGTCAGGATGTTGCAGGTGGTGGAGTAGCACGTGACCACACGTGTAACTCCTTTTGACTTTTCGGAACACTTTGGTCCTCAGAACTCTCTCAAAGGTGAATTACTGCACATGGTATATGCAGTCTAAAAACAACCCAGCTGGGTCTTACGAGaattttcaacataaaaaaaatcagaatccagaaaatggatgaaaaagaaaaaaaaacttttcagTGTTTATGCATGGCATAAACAGTTTGGATGTTTTGGAATTCTGGGTTTGTAGTCTAATTCTCTACTGTGGGAGAATTCCATGTTAGGcttgtttcttgctttttcTACTGTGGTGTGGATGACATAATGTCATTGATACTGCATCTTTAGATATAAAAATGCTTTAGGTCTGGTGCACTGCATAGATGGTGTTGATTAAAATTCTTCATGAATGGTCAAATGGATTTCacttttatatgattttgCTCTCGAAGATCACAGGATTTAAATGATTCCTATATTTGTCAATCTTGATTTTTCCTCCTAACAATAATTTGTACACTCTTTGGTTTTATGAACGCGTTTACTCCCCTTTTAAGTGTCTTTCCAAAGGGATGAATTTCCAGGTTTTAAATGTGAAAAAGTTCTAAGTCTAAATAATTGCATTTTAAGGATTTTAATACATAAAAAGATGTTTACTTAAAAAAgtataatcaaaatcaaaattattattttaaaaaaactgaaaaaaggaaaaataaaaaaaaagagcaaggGCAggttttttaaaagaaaagaaaaacgagCAAAGGGTGCAGGAGCCCGCACGCAAGGGATCCGTATCCTTGCACGTAGGATGCCCTGCTTTTGCATGCGACCTAATTGGCCGTCAGTTGCTCTGGCTGGTGCTATTCGTGCAATCAAATTTTGAAGCCTTTTATGTCGATGAATATTTGGACTGGTGCCGCGGGACGTTTACTAATCCAACAAGACAATAGCATGTTgtcttatataattaatacaGCAGTAAGCAGACCACTTATAAGAGTATATATAATCacttattttacttatttttttcttataaacaaaattatggatcttaaaataaaactataaaagATTCGATTATTATTGTTGAAATATACTATTGTTAACGAAACAAAtgcataattatatattaatataattagagttaagattttaagtttgagaagatgaaaataaaaaatttaatatttgagagaacaaattataaaatttttaaaaaataaaagtaaaattataaaattttaaaataaaacaaaaaaatatatatgtaaatttttaaaattttgaagggAGTAGGGGTAGACTTGTGCAACAGTGATTATTGCAACCGAGCAATCGATCTCAACCGTCGGTTCTTGTAATTGACAGTTGTTGCTGCAATCGTTGATGGACACGATCAGCCTCATTGGTCAATCAGCTCGATCATCGGGGGACTCTCTCCCCCACGAACTGACTGATCAACTACCCTCCCAcccccttttttatttatatttggaGGTAAAGACTATCCTACCCTTCGTTAGCCTCCCTACTAACCATCAGCCTTCCCTTTCCCCCTAGATAAAATCCCCAAAATTTCAATCTCCTCTTCTCCTAAACCTTAACTCACCTTATTAACTCATGTATTCATAGTCTATCCTTTTGTTGTCGCCAGTATCACTTCAGATTGCTGCTAGCCATTTATTCTTATCTTTCTAGGCAGCAATTAGCAAGGtaaattatagatttttttttcttgctacTAATTTTGTGAAAATAACAAGAGAGAAAGCTTGAAAGAttatgaatattattttttttagttaaaatttatgctaaagagaaaatatattaGGGATTTTGAGTattatatgttattttttgtttataaaaaataatattaatgaaaataaaaacatttacaagggattatataaaaaaatccaaatcaaacaacaaaaaggCTATTTAAAAAAggttgaacaaaaaaaaaaaaactgaaatcAACCACAATCAACCCAAGTCAATCCAAAACAAGTCAAGTCAACCCACCTCAAAAATTAACTCAAGACCGATCGAATTGAGACCGGGTAAAATCGACCGAAACCGACCTCTCATACCGTTCAGTTCATGCAATTtctataataaatttttttaatcgattttaaataaaatcaaatcgaCAATCGATAAAATCATACCGTACTAAATCCTAGACGGGAGACTTGCGAGCCCCCTTCCTTGGGGCCTGAGAAAATgattattgaattaaaataataaatccaCGAGACACGCGAGCACATGCATAGGAAAAAACAAATGTCTTTTCCAAAACGcggaagaaaaagtgaagtCAATATAGTCCTAGTACAGTTGCTAGACTCGCGTTAACGAATCTACTCCTGCGcgagtaaagaaagaaaaagagtacaCAATCGTGGTTCTGTCTCATGGTGGAAAGATTTGAATTGATCTGAGCAACAACCGACCTTTCCCACCCTGGACCTTCTTATGGAAAAGTTCTTATCtgtcctttattttttttatttttctccaattttctctctctctctctttctttttactttctcCTTTACCTGCTCACCACTTGCCTTAGGCTCTGTTCGATTAGCTAACAGGATAATAAAGAGATTGATAGGTCAATAGTGAAATTGAGAGCTGCAAACGAAAGAATTAACATTGAACTTGAGAGTGGAATAAATTATGTTGGTCAAAACAGTCGTGACTTGACGAAAAGAGATAATTACTATAAAGGATtattaagttgaaaatatgttaataaattattttaatctatATTCtgtatttttcttgataattttactaacctaaatttttaataaaaaaatattaacacactattttatattaacatAATTCTTCATATAATGAtcaataaagttttttttaaaaacaaattaacactttattttatattaatataattcttaatataatcattagtcaaaaatattttataattacaagcaataaataatcaatatttaacatgtcaaatatattttttaataatactttattgcatatttatttatgaGTTTATATAGGTATTTACCTATTTTAAGTTACTAAATAATtagtaaatattaaataaaatttggaaaaatattaaataaaaaaaaccaaaattgttgagaaatttaaaatttgtccAAATTGTTAGATCGGGGCCGGAATCAACCAAATTGGGCTACCTTGGAGGCCGGGAAAGGTCAGGTGGAGTACTTTTGGATGCAGGCACGGCGGCGACGAGCAAAAGGTGAAAATGCGGTCGGAAAACACGAGGAACTTTTTGAAATTCCGGCCAGACGCAAAATGAGGAATTAGAAAACCATGGGCTTGAACCCACATGACCAACTGTACTCGAGTCGGGCAATTAACTAAGCGTCAACGCCACGGTCACAGACACAGTGAGACAAAATCAAAACAGCAAGTTGAGCGTCgcgtaataataataaatacgACATTTTAACGACCAGAAGCTAACAATTCAAGTGTTGTGCCCCTCTCCTCGCGTAtgtgaaattctttcttagcTTCTTGAACCCAAAACTATTTCTTTTTGCTTAGATTTCTACATAatttaaagtgatatgaagCTGTTTTTATATAAGCCGCAGTTCCGAAAACtgatgatggctaaatttccAACAATAGAGCTTCAATATATAGCAGTTTCTGAGCTTGTTAAGCTCCGAAAACTCCATGCTTCTCCGGTTGGTCTACGCAATTTACTATCTAAACCTTTCAAACGAAACCAAgaaatttgagtttgggaaaTCACTTTGTGAAGTTTGAACTGCCATGTCGTTGCCAAGTCAAGATAATTCGAACGAGTTGACCCAGCAGTTGGATTCAATCGCTGATCAGATCCTCCTTGAAGATTGGAGAACTTTTTTTTCCAGATCAATTCCTTTAGCCATTTCACCGGACGAATCGACCCAGCAGATGAACTCACAGCTTGAGCCAGACATGGAAGTGAAGACCGGTTCTGTGGCACAGAATGAAGATGGGAGTACTAGTTGGAGATCATTTTCACCAGACATTTCACTGAACGAGTCGTGGGGTTCAATCATTGAGATGTTAAGTACTGGTGAACCGCCATACCCTTCTGCAGACTTTAACGTAGCGCCCAGTTTCGTGGCGCAGACTGAAGATTTGAGTCTGACAATATTGACATCTAAAACAGACTTGCTGCCACCAGGAGAACGTAATCCTAAGGAGTTACCCCAGCCGTTGAACTCTCACGGACACGTTGAAAAGGGAGTACAGTGTTTTGAACCAAACGCAAACCACATGGATCATGAAGAAAGACCATCTGATCAAGCTTCAAGTGGACGAAAACGAAGGGGTCGTAAACCAAGGGTAACACCAGcaaaaaaagcaaagaacCAAATAGATCAAGCAGGAGCATCAGCTGAGGCTTGCGATCGACAGAAACGAAAGTCTCGTGAACCAATAATTCGCAGAAAAGatcaagaaaatgaaagaaaaaagaaaaaaaatgagaatgaTAGAAAGTATCGGGAAAACATTAAGGTAAAAGAATTCCCTGTATTCATTTTCCGTTGCTATATATGAGTTAAGGCGATTTCACTAATATTTTGGCTTTCTGGGTTGTTTATGAAGATTGAGTTAACGAATTTGAGGAAAATCAAGCCAGAGTACGATAGACTTATGAGACTAGCGTCCAGTTTTGGTGGGATTGATCAATTGGAGTCACAGATTAATCATATAAAATCTGAGTTACATAAACGCCAACAAGAAGAGGTGGGAAACGATATGTTCCAGCAAGTAATAGGTGATTCCGCCAATCAAGTTCCATTGATTAGGGCAAATGAAGTCCAAGTATGCGGAAATGAGGAAATGGAGTCCTTGTTGGATAAATATAAGGTATTTAATGCGCTATAATTTCCCTAGTTACCATCGCAGCAGTTTAATTAGTTGCTTTTAGCTTGAACTTTTACTTGTGAGATCATGTTAGTTTAACTGATCTTAAGATGTAtgatttttctcaatttttttttttatgaatgaCAAGGAAATGGAGGTCGAGTCTCATAGACTGGAACTAATGAAATCCAAGTATGGAGAAATTGAGGAAATGGAAGCAATGTTGGATAAATTCAAGAATATGGAGGCCGAGGCCAATAGCCTGGAACTAATGAAATCCAAGTATGGAGAAATTGACGAAATCGAATCCATGTTGGATAAATTCAAGAATTTGGAGGCTGAGTCACATAGGTTCGAGCAAATAAAGCTCTCGTTAGGTGGAGTTGATGAAATTGAGCCCGAAATAAATAGGCTTAAGAAAATAGAGCTGCAGCTCGAAAAACATAAGCAAATGGTGAACCGTAAGGAGCTGGACTCCTTTCAAGCGTCCCCATCCCCTGGTAGTCTCCAGGTATATCTCTCTTGCTCTCTATCTTTCGTTTTGATCTGGTGAAAGGTTAAAATTTAGAAGCCTAATGATTGACTCATAGTCTCATTCTTCCCTCCTTTATGACCGGCTTATATTTTTCCTGTTTTTCCATCCCTCAGATTTGTGATCAATCTTCAAGTGGCCTCTTCATTGAACTTACACTCATATCACTAACTTTACTTTTTTGGACACAAATTACTGTGAGTTAATAATTATTTGCCGCCTCTGAATGTTCCAGCAACTGGAGATGGATCAATTATACAGACAACAGCGAAAGGAGGCCGATTTCAATCGATTCGAGCAAATGAAGTCTAAGTTTGGTGAAACTGAGGAAATGGAGTCCAAGTTGGATAAATTCCATCGGATGGAGGCCGAGTTACATAGATTCGAACAAATAAAGTCCGAGTTCGGAGGAATTGATGAAATCGAGGCTCGAATCTATAGGCTTAAGGAAATAGAATCGCAGCACGACAATCAAAAGGAACTGCATTTTTTTCCGGAATCTCCGGGTAGTCTACAGGTACGTGAGTAAAAAGATCAATAAGTTACGTTCTAAAGTGTGAGAGTATGTTCCTTAAATTTCAAGGATCATGGAAATGATTAACTCTGTTCTATAGCTTGCTTTGCAGGAGCAGCGTGGAATGCAGTCATTGGACTCGACGGGCGACTCTGACATGGTATGGTTATTGCGTTAATCGCACCACTTTCGTTTGTTGAGTGAGAGGTTCAGtatgttcattttttaatttatttctgcTTTGCACTAGTTTGTTTATTGTATTGATCTTTTCTCTGACTTATGCTGATTGTTTAGGTGTCAGTTGATGGAATTAGTCTAATGTCCCCTGCCGCTGTGAGGGAGACAAATATAACGCACGACATGCAGTATTCTGATGTGCTTGTGACTAAATTTATGGCGAAGCTTGATGATGACAACGTCGTGAGCAACGTGGACCTCTCCAGCTTTAAAGATTTAGATGGAGAGCGCAAAAAAATTGGTAAATATAGTATCCCACCGTCTCTGGTCTCGACTGCGGAGGGCATCATTAAGGCCTATGGTGATATTACGGACAAGTGCAGATTTGGTTATAGTGTTGTTGAGACTGCTTATATTTTGCTTTGTGCTGCGATCAAAGAGATGAGTAATTTGTCGCTTGAGCAAGTTAGCGAAGAGGTTATGTTGAAGTGGAGAGACGCAATTAAGGATGCTAACGGTCTTAACTGTGATGCAAAATTTGCTATGgaagatttgaaaaaaattgcaTACGGTTATTTTGGTATCAAAGCAGAAAGTGACAGTGAAATCTTGAAACAGAGGATGACAAGTCTAAAGACTGAAGTATTAGCCTTGAAAACGGAACTTGACAACAAGACAAAAGAGATGAAGGACCTGAAAGCCAAAGAAGAAGACTTGACATCAGCGCAATGCAAGGTTTGTCAGGAATTCGCGGATcaacttttaaaaaaaccCATCAGtgttttttgattaattggtTCTATGCTCTTTTTCTGTTCTTTTGAGTGATGTTGGGTCATATAACGGTACTTTCTAATAGAAGTATCATTCAGTTGTACGTGAAAAGTAGACAAGTTGTTGTAAAATTTACATGCTTGCGAAGTGAACATAACAGGTTGTTTTTTCAGATATCCTgggtttccttttttttgttgatagTTTGAACTTTGAAGGTGGAAAAGATTCTACCATAACCTATCCCTTCTATCTGCCTTTGATATCGCTGTAGAGATGCTTACTGGTGGTGACCACCAgataaaactaaattcgggtgTCTCGTTGTCTAAATTGCATCAAACACAATTTCTTCGAATTGCTACACATGACAGGATACCACCTCACTCTCTTTGCTTGGAAGAAATATTGCTCGCTCTTGTAAGATGTCTCCTGATTCTGAGAATCCTAA from Theobroma cacao cultivar B97-61/B2 chromosome 9, Criollo_cocoa_genome_V2, whole genome shotgun sequence harbors:
- the LOC18590454 gene encoding uncharacterized protein LOC18590454 isoform X3; this translates as MSPNESTQQLNSQRQTDVEVEAGSVARNEDSICSWRPFSPVMSPNEKNHSLNSIFENLIAEQQLKGPENFEVETSSVAQTKDFSPIWISFVTDMLPPGEGKPNEVPQQINSPDQQLNSLAENLTADLRSNSQRDVEVGLRCLQPNRSHLDHEERPSDQASNGRKQRGRKPRVTPVDIAKIQLDQAGASAEACNGQKRIRTEEQENERKRKKNESDRKYRADVRNELKELRKIKPVYDTLMTIASSFGGIDQLESLINGMNSDIHKLQEKEVEYDMFQQGIEIPDRVPSMRANEVQVCGIEEMKSLSDKFKEMEAECHRLQLLKSKYGEIEDIESMLDKFKNMEAESQRLEHIKMLFGGIDEIELEIGRLQNMELQLERHKQMVNQKELDSFQASPGSLQEELGAQSLDLNGSSDAVSADGISLMSPAAVRGTNTMHDMQYSDVLVTKFMAKLHDDSVVGNVDRSSFKDLDGEPKKVGQYCLPPSLVSTAEDIIKAYGDITKKCKFSPRIIEDIYVLFCAAIKEMGDLSLEQVTEEVMLKWRDAITDADRSACDVEFAMKHLEKIAYGYFGLKAYNDRNSLKQRMTILKAEEEVLRKELEKKANEMKAVKAKEGDLTSERCKVCQEFADQFLDKTISVF
- the LOC18590454 gene encoding uncharacterized protein LOC18590454 isoform X1, which codes for MSPNESTQQLNSQRQTDVEVEAGSVARNEDSICSWRPFSPVMSPNEKNHSLNSIFENLIAEQQLKGPENFEVETSSVAQTKDFSPIWISFVTDMLPPGEGKPNEVPQQINSPDQQLNSLAENLTADLRSNSQRDVEVGLRCLQPNRSHLDHEERPSDQASNGRKQRGRKPRVTPVDIAKIQLDQAGASAEACNGQKRIRTEEQENERKRKKNESDRKYRADVRNELKELRKIKPVYDTLMTIASSFGGIDQLESLINGMNSDIHKLQEKEVEYDMFQQGIEIPDRVPSMRANEVQVCGIEEMKSLSDKFKEMEAECHRLQLLKSKYGEIEDIESMLDKFKNMEAESQRLEHIKMLFGGIDEIELEIGRLQNMELQLERHKQMVNQKELDSFQASPGSLQQLEFDHCYRQLQKEADLDRFEQLKSKFGGTEELEFKLDKFHWMEAELHKLEQIKSEFGGVDEMEAEIYRLKEIESQHDKQKELQFFPESPGSLQEELGAQSLDLNGSSDAVSADGISLMSPAAVRGTNTMHDMQYSDVLVTKFMAKLHDDSVVGNVDRSSFKDLDGEPKKVGQYCLPPSLVSTAEDIIKAYGDITKKCKFSPRIIEDIYVLFCAAIKEMGDLSLEQVTEEVMLKWRDAITDADRSACDVEFAMKHLEKIAYGYFGLKAYNDRNSLKQRMTILKAEEEVLRKELEKKANEMKAVKAKEGDLTSERCKVCQEFADQFLDKTISVF
- the LOC18590454 gene encoding uncharacterized protein LOC18590454 isoform X2, with amino-acid sequence MSPNESTQQLNSQRQTDVEVEAGSVARNEDSICSWRPFSPVMSPNEKNHSLNSIFENLIAEQQLKGPENFEVETSSVAQTKDFSPIWISFVTDMLPPGEGKPNEVPQQINSPDQQLNSLAENLTADLRSNSQRDVEVGLRCLQPNRSHLDHEERPSDQASNGRKQRGRKPRVTPVDIAKIQLDQAGASAEACNGQKRIRTEEQENERKRKKNESDRKYRADVRNELKELRKIKPVYDTLMTIASSFGGIDQLESLINGMNSDIHKLQEKEVEYDMFQQGIEIPDRVPSMRANEVQVCGIEEMKSLSDKFKAECHRLQLLKSKYGEIEDIESMLDKFKNMEAESQRLEHIKMLFGGIDEIELEIGRLQNMELQLERHKQMVNQKELDSFQASPGSLQQLEFDHCYRQLQKEADLDRFEQLKSKFGGTEELEFKLDKFHWMEAELHKLEQIKSEFGGVDEMEAEIYRLKEIESQHDKQKELQFFPESPGSLQEELGAQSLDLNGSSDAVSADGISLMSPAAVRGTNTMHDMQYSDVLVTKFMAKLHDDSVVGNVDRSSFKDLDGEPKKVGQYCLPPSLVSTAEDIIKAYGDITKKCKFSPRIIEDIYVLFCAAIKEMGDLSLEQVTEEVMLKWRDAITDADRSACDVEFAMKHLEKIAYGYFGLKAYNDRNSLKQRMTILKAEEEVLRKELEKKANEMKAVKAKEGDLTSERCKVCQEFADQFLDKTISVF